A part of Thermus oshimai DSM 12092 genomic DNA contains:
- the hisB gene encoding imidazoleglycerol-phosphate dehydratase HisB, producing the protein MREALVERATAETWVKVRLGLDGPVGGEIATGLPFLDHMLLQLQRHGRFLLEVSAKGDLEVDVHHLVEDVGITLGLALKEALGEGRGLERYGEAYAPMDETLVLCVLDLSGRPHLEFRPEDWPVEGAAGGMNHYHLREFLRGLANHGRLTLHLRLLSGREAHHVLEASFKALARALHRATRLTGEGLPSTKGVL; encoded by the coding sequence ATGCGTGAGGCCCTGGTGGAGCGGGCCACGGCGGAGACCTGGGTCAAGGTGCGCCTGGGCCTGGACGGCCCCGTGGGGGGGGAGATCGCCACGGGCCTTCCCTTCCTGGACCACATGCTCCTCCAGCTCCAGCGCCACGGGCGCTTCCTCCTGGAGGTCTCCGCCAAGGGGGATTTGGAGGTGGACGTGCACCACCTGGTGGAGGACGTGGGGATCACCCTGGGCCTCGCCCTCAAGGAGGCCTTGGGGGAGGGGCGGGGCCTCGAGCGCTACGGGGAGGCCTACGCCCCCATGGACGAGACCCTGGTCCTCTGCGTCTTGGACCTTTCCGGGAGGCCCCACCTGGAGTTCCGCCCCGAGGACTGGCCGGTGGAGGGGGCGGCGGGGGGGATGAACCACTACCACCTCCGGGAGTTCCTGAGGGGCCTCGCCAACCACGGCCGCCTCACCCTCCACCTCAGGCTCCTCTCGGGTCGGGAGGCCCACCACGTCCTCGAGGCCAGCTTCAAGGCCCTGGCCCGGGCCCTCCACCGGGCCACCCGCCTCACGGGGGAGGGGCTTCCCAGCACCAAGGGGGTGCTGTGA
- a CDS encoding WecB/TagA/CpsF family glycosyltransferase, with product MERLTLLGLPLDPVDMEGALERIGRFLEEGGAHQVVTLNPEIAVRAQEDEALRRAVLEAELVTPDGVGILWAAQRLCGVELKERVTGIDLTLALLGRFPGLRVYLLGGRPGVAEKAAKEVARLGGEVVGFHHGYFREEGPVLEDIQKKAPDLLLVGMGERQEVFIHRNKAHLGARVAMGVGGTLDVLAGEAKRPPLWAQRLGLEWLLRVGLDPKRWRRAPRLFRFAYMVLREKG from the coding sequence ATGGAACGGCTAACCCTCCTCGGCCTCCCCTTAGACCCCGTGGACATGGAAGGGGCTTTGGAGCGCATCGGGCGCTTCCTGGAGGAGGGGGGGGCGCACCAGGTGGTCACCCTGAACCCGGAGATCGCCGTGCGGGCCCAGGAGGACGAGGCCTTGAGGCGGGCGGTCCTCGAGGCCGAGCTCGTCACCCCGGACGGGGTGGGGATCCTCTGGGCGGCCCAAAGGCTTTGCGGAGTGGAGCTTAAGGAACGGGTCACCGGGATAGACCTCACCCTGGCCCTCCTCGGGCGTTTTCCCGGCCTCCGGGTCTACCTGCTTGGGGGAAGGCCCGGGGTGGCGGAAAAGGCGGCCAAAGAGGTGGCCCGGCTTGGGGGGGAGGTGGTGGGCTTCCACCACGGCTACTTCCGGGAGGAAGGCCCTGTCCTGGAGGACATCCAAAAGAAAGCCCCCGACCTTCTCCTGGTGGGCATGGGGGAGCGGCAGGAGGTCTTCATCCACCGGAACAAGGCCCACCTAGGGGCCCGGGTGGCCATGGGGGTGGGGGGCACCCTGGACGTGCTGGCGGGGGAGGCCAAACGCCCCCCCCTTTGGGCCCAGCGGCTGGGGCTGGAGTGGCTCTTACGGGTGGGCCTGGACCCTAAGCGCTGGCGCCGGGCCCCCAGGCTTTTCCGCTTCGCTTACATGGTCCTCAGGGAAAAAGGCTAG
- a CDS encoding 5-(carboxyamino)imidazole ribonucleotide synthase — MRVGVLGGGQLGRMLALAGYPLGLTFRFLDPSPEACAGQVGALFVGDFLDEEALRRFAEGLDLVTYEFENVPVEAARFLEGLLPVRPTPKALEVAQDRLREKTFFRELGVPTPPFHPVGGLEDLEEGLKRVGLPALLKTRRGGYDGKGQALIRTLEEAPKALEALGGKGLILEGFVPFDREVSLLAVRGLGGEVAFYPLVENHHRGGILRLSRAPAPGLSPDLQAKAEGYARAALEALGYVGVLALEFFQVGEALLFNEMAPRVHNSGHWTIEGAETSQFENHLRAVLGLPLGSTAPRGHSAMVNLIGHRPDLAQVLALEGAHLHWYGKAVRPGRKVGHITLRREGLLELEEALPRLLSLAGV; from the coding sequence ATGAGGGTGGGCGTGCTGGGCGGGGGCCAGCTGGGGCGGATGCTGGCCCTGGCGGGCTACCCCTTGGGCCTCACCTTCCGCTTCCTGGACCCCTCCCCGGAGGCCTGCGCCGGGCAGGTGGGGGCGCTTTTCGTGGGGGACTTCCTGGACGAGGAGGCCCTAAGGCGCTTCGCGGAAGGGCTAGACCTCGTCACCTACGAGTTTGAGAACGTGCCCGTGGAGGCCGCGCGCTTCCTGGAAGGCCTCCTCCCCGTCCGCCCCACCCCGAAGGCCCTGGAGGTGGCCCAGGACCGGCTTCGGGAGAAGACCTTCTTCCGGGAGCTCGGGGTGCCCACCCCCCCCTTCCACCCCGTGGGGGGCCTCGAGGACCTGGAGGAGGGCCTCAAGCGGGTGGGCCTTCCCGCCCTCCTCAAGACCCGAAGAGGGGGCTACGACGGCAAGGGGCAGGCCCTCATCCGAACCCTGGAGGAAGCCCCAAAGGCCCTGGAGGCCCTCGGGGGAAAGGGGCTCATCCTGGAGGGCTTCGTGCCCTTTGACCGGGAGGTCTCCCTCCTGGCGGTGCGGGGCCTGGGGGGGGAGGTGGCCTTCTACCCCCTGGTGGAGAACCACCACCGGGGGGGGATCCTGAGGCTTTCCCGCGCCCCCGCGCCCGGCCTCAGCCCGGATCTCCAGGCCAAAGCGGAAGGCTACGCCCGGGCGGCCTTGGAGGCCCTGGGCTACGTGGGGGTGCTGGCCCTCGAGTTCTTCCAGGTGGGGGAGGCGCTCCTCTTCAACGAGATGGCCCCCCGGGTGCACAACTCCGGCCACTGGACGATAGAGGGGGCGGAGACGAGCCAGTTTGAAAACCACCTCCGGGCGGTCCTGGGCCTGCCCCTGGGCTCCACCGCCCCAAGGGGCCACAGCGCCATGGTGAACCTCATCGGCCACCGGCCCGACCTCGCCCAGGTCCTGGCCCTGGAAGGGGCCCACCTCCACTGGTACGGCAAGGCGGTGCGCCCCGGGCGCAAGGTGGGGCACATCACCCTGAGGCGGGAGGGCCTCCTTGAGCTGGAAGAGGCCCTGCCCCGCCTCCTCTCCTTGGCCGGGGTATAA
- a CDS encoding thiamine-phosphate kinase, translating to MRLRDIGERALLKGLAPLGYPEGAPLPPGDDAGGVWVGEGAWLLKTDGFLYREVALKGMGPFEVGFRGVAATASDLLAKMARPLGFTLGLFLPEDLEVDFARRLVEGAAEAARRLGAFLLGGDTNRGPEVALTVSGFGPARAPLPRRALPGDLLYLAGDRWGRVGAAIRAHYQGRALEAFPLIREAAFYPLPRLELLALEGLLRGALDSSDGLAETLWQVSELGVRVDLEALPLHPDVLAFAGGEGEARALVLYGGEEFEAVLLVPPERESEVLARAEGAGLPLFRAGRVGEGEGVYFWGELVPRQGYTHF from the coding sequence ATGCGGCTTCGGGACATCGGGGAAAGGGCCCTCCTCAAGGGGCTTGCCCCCCTGGGCTACCCGGAAGGAGCCCCCCTCCCTCCGGGGGACGACGCGGGGGGGGTGTGGGTGGGGGAGGGGGCCTGGCTCCTGAAGACGGACGGCTTCCTCTACCGGGAGGTGGCCCTAAAGGGGATGGGCCCCTTTGAGGTGGGCTTCCGGGGGGTGGCGGCCACGGCCTCGGACCTCCTCGCCAAGATGGCCCGGCCCCTGGGCTTCACCCTGGGCCTTTTCCTCCCCGAGGACCTGGAGGTGGACTTCGCGAGGCGGCTGGTGGAGGGGGCGGCGGAGGCGGCGAGGCGGCTTGGGGCCTTTCTCCTCGGGGGGGACACCAACCGGGGGCCTGAGGTGGCCCTCACGGTGAGCGGCTTTGGCCCCGCCCGGGCCCCCCTGCCCCGGAGGGCCCTCCCCGGGGACCTCCTCTACCTCGCGGGGGACCGCTGGGGGCGGGTGGGGGCCGCCATCCGGGCCCACTACCAGGGGCGGGCCCTCGAGGCCTTCCCCCTCATCCGGGAGGCGGCCTTCTACCCCCTGCCGCGCCTCGAGCTCCTGGCCCTAGAGGGCCTCCTCCGGGGGGCCTTGGACTCCTCCGATGGCCTGGCAGAAACCCTCTGGCAGGTCTCGGAGCTTGGGGTGCGGGTGGACCTCGAGGCCCTCCCCCTTCACCCCGATGTCCTGGCCTTCGCCGGGGGGGAGGGGGAGGCCAGGGCGCTGGTCCTCTATGGGGGCGAGGAGTTTGAGGCGGTGCTCCTGGTGCCCCCGGAAAGGGAGAGCGAGGTCCTGGCCCGCGCGGAAGGGGCCGGGCTTCCCCTCTTCCGCGCAGGAAGGGTGGGGGAGGGGGAGGGGGTGTACTTCTGGGGCGAGCTCGTGCCCCGGCAGGGGTACACCCACTTTTAA
- a CDS encoding 2-phosphosulfolactate phosphatase, producing MCRLDLCRTPAQGPLLLVEVLPAGSLLTALLARGAEAVWVAPGPKVARLLAEELGAKALLLGEAEGFPPEGFHGRLALADLPGLQVEGRLPILAAPTLYESLLPEEEEVYLANFRNAKAVLERFSGEKGLTLRPAGAPEPLLSALVAAGFLLKRLRPEGPPHMAALLLKAFPDPQEALFQSEEGQALHRQGRTEELALASLIGVDPVVPTLVEKRRYPKAAYGLSQDRLAYRFAPWNG from the coding sequence GTGTGCCGGCTTGACCTGTGCCGAACCCCGGCCCAGGGCCCCCTTCTCCTGGTGGAGGTCCTCCCCGCGGGAAGCCTCCTCACCGCCCTCCTCGCCCGGGGCGCGGAGGCGGTCTGGGTGGCCCCCGGGCCCAAGGTGGCCCGGCTCCTGGCGGAGGAGCTCGGGGCCAAGGCCCTCCTTTTGGGAGAGGCGGAGGGGTTCCCCCCTGAGGGCTTCCACGGCCGCCTGGCCCTGGCGGACCTGCCGGGGCTTCAGGTGGAAGGCCGCCTCCCCATCCTGGCGGCCCCCACCCTGTACGAAAGCCTCCTCCCGGAGGAGGAAGAGGTCTACCTGGCCAACTTCCGCAACGCCAAGGCCGTCCTGGAACGGTTCTCCGGGGAAAAGGGCCTCACCTTAAGGCCCGCGGGGGCCCCTGAGCCCCTCCTCTCGGCCCTGGTGGCCGCGGGCTTCCTCCTAAAGCGCCTCCGGCCCGAAGGCCCCCCCCACATGGCCGCCCTCCTCCTCAAGGCCTTCCCCGACCCCCAGGAGGCCCTGTTCCAGAGCGAGGAAGGGCAGGCCCTCCACCGCCAGGGGCGCACGGAGGAGCTGGCCCTAGCCAGCCTCATCGGGGTGGACCCGGTGGTGCCCACGCTGGTGGAAAAGCGCCGCTACCCCAAGGCGGCCTACGGCCTGAGCCAGGACCGCCTGGCCTACCGCTTCGCGCCATGGAACGGCTAA
- a CDS encoding carbohydrate kinase family protein yields the protein MRFFVLGDVSVDLLFFLERIPEPGEEIPSRRALMKPGGAGGTLAAQLASLGHRVYLAGRVGRDPFAELALSRVREVGVDLRHLQEDPEHTTSSVLILVVPGGERAMVSAEGASRYLDPGLFKPRYLDEVDAVVLSAYALVGGPSRSYAVEVLEAARKRELPIFADLGTGAVRAAGRELLKYLRGAAWLLMNQTELLALTGAASLSEGVARLRQEGFQNLAIKVGAMGSIVVTPGGEELLEPFPVEDIVDSTGAGDAYTAAFAHALLSGKGPLEAGRLANLAGALAATAFGAQGRLLKLEDLEVASR from the coding sequence ATGCGGTTCTTCGTGCTGGGGGATGTCTCGGTGGACCTCTTGTTCTTCCTGGAACGGATACCGGAGCCGGGGGAGGAGATCCCCTCCCGCCGGGCCCTGATGAAGCCGGGCGGGGCCGGGGGCACCCTGGCGGCCCAGCTGGCCAGCCTAGGGCACCGGGTCTACCTGGCGGGCCGGGTGGGCCGGGACCCCTTCGCCGAGCTCGCCCTAAGCCGGGTGCGGGAGGTGGGGGTGGACCTCCGCCACCTGCAGGAGGACCCGGAGCACACCACGAGCTCCGTGCTCATCCTGGTGGTGCCGGGAGGGGAGCGGGCCATGGTGAGCGCCGAGGGGGCAAGCCGCTACCTGGACCCCGGCCTCTTCAAACCCCGCTATCTGGACGAGGTGGACGCGGTGGTCCTCTCCGCCTACGCCCTGGTGGGGGGGCCTTCCCGAAGCTACGCGGTGGAGGTCTTGGAGGCCGCCAGGAAACGGGAGCTTCCCATCTTCGCCGACCTAGGCACGGGGGCGGTGCGGGCCGCGGGGCGGGAGCTTCTAAAGTACCTGCGGGGGGCGGCCTGGCTCCTCATGAACCAGACGGAGCTTCTGGCCCTCACCGGCGCGGCCTCCCTCTCGGAAGGGGTGGCCCGGCTTAGGCAGGAGGGCTTCCAGAACCTCGCCATCAAGGTGGGGGCCATGGGCTCCATCGTGGTGACCCCGGGAGGGGAAGAGCTTCTGGAACCCTTTCCGGTGGAGGACATCGTGGACTCCACGGGGGCGGGGGACGCCTACACCGCGGCCTTCGCCCACGCCCTCCTCTCGGGGAAAGGGCCCCTGGAGGCGGGGAGGCTCGCCAACCTGGCGGGGGCTTTGGCGGCCACGGCCTTCGGGGCCCAGGGAAGGCTTCTTAAGCTAGAGGACCTGGAAGTAGCCTCGCGCTAG
- a CDS encoding nitroreductase family protein: MTTLPKPGDVRTAALERRSIRRYRPDPIPEPLLREVLELALKAPSAWNLQPWRILAVRDPELKRALKEASFGQRQVEEAPVVLVLYADMEDALAHLEEVIHPGVQGERREAQKASILKAFAGMDPKARAQWGAGQSYILLGYLLLLLQGYGLASVPMLGFDPERVKALLGLPAHAAIPALLPVGYPAEEGFPHHRLPLERVVRFL; the protein is encoded by the coding sequence ATGACGACCCTACCCAAGCCCGGCGACGTGCGCACCGCCGCCCTGGAAAGGCGCTCCATCCGCCGCTACAGGCCCGACCCCATCCCCGAGCCCCTCCTTAGGGAGGTCCTGGAACTGGCCCTGAAGGCCCCTTCCGCCTGGAACCTCCAGCCCTGGCGCATCCTGGCGGTGCGGGACCCGGAGCTGAAAAGGGCCCTCAAGGAAGCCTCCTTCGGCCAGCGCCAGGTGGAGGAGGCCCCGGTGGTCCTGGTCCTCTACGCGGACATGGAGGACGCCCTGGCCCACCTGGAGGAGGTCATCCACCCGGGCGTGCAAGGGGAAAGGCGCGAGGCCCAGAAGGCCAGCATCCTGAAGGCCTTCGCCGGGATGGACCCCAAGGCGCGGGCCCAGTGGGGGGCGGGGCAGAGCTACATCCTCCTGGGCTACCTCCTCCTTCTCCTCCAGGGGTACGGCCTGGCCAGCGTGCCCATGCTGGGCTTTGACCCCGAGCGGGTGAAGGCCCTTCTGGGCCTGCCCGCCCACGCGGCCATCCCCGCCCTCCTCCCCGTGGGCTACCCCGCGGAGGAGGGCTTCCCCCACCACCGCCTGCCCCTGGAGCGGGTGGTGCGCTTCCTTTAA
- a CDS encoding phenylacetate--CoA ligase family protein produces the protein MDREARLREVVKAALEHPVYREKLKGLSPEEVSLETLQTLPLTTREEWVAYLRENPRPPEGASLMHLTPSPLMGWMPEYLSQEDLRYQAEALAAHYRRLGLVGKKVLVAFSYHVFAGGWLFHQALWRAGNLVFPHGPGEAGRIAEIGQAYGFDVLVTNPSFALKVGQAGGRFPLLLAGGEPFTSVPGFREKVEALLGGVALDAYGTSELGIVAGETMAKDGLWEIPEMAILEVLDPETLKPVADGEKGELVVTALSRTLMPMLRFRTGDLAIAERREGLTVLPRGVFGRTDAMVKVKGVKLYPTELSPILAGFGLDPKGFQVVLERKLEGTDKLVLRLKGEKVPPGLMEAIQKATGLRVDEVELVGEIAGPLVEDRRF, from the coding sequence ATGGACCGGGAAGCAAGGCTTCGGGAAGTGGTGAAGGCGGCCCTCGAGCACCCCGTCTACCGGGAAAAGCTGAAGGGCCTAAGCCCGGAAGAGGTGAGCCTAGAAACCCTCCAAACCCTCCCCCTCACCACCCGGGAGGAGTGGGTGGCCTACCTCAGGGAAAACCCCAGGCCCCCCGAGGGGGCAAGCCTCATGCACCTCACCCCAAGCCCCCTCATGGGCTGGATGCCGGAGTACCTCTCGCAAGAAGACCTCCGCTACCAGGCGGAGGCCCTGGCGGCGCACTACCGGCGGCTGGGCCTGGTGGGGAAGAAGGTCCTGGTGGCCTTCAGCTACCACGTCTTCGCCGGGGGGTGGCTCTTCCACCAGGCCCTGTGGCGGGCCGGGAACCTGGTCTTCCCCCACGGGCCCGGGGAGGCAGGGCGGATCGCGGAGATCGGCCAGGCTTACGGGTTTGACGTCCTGGTCACCAACCCCTCCTTCGCCCTCAAGGTGGGGCAGGCGGGGGGAAGGTTCCCCCTCCTCCTCGCCGGGGGCGAGCCCTTCACCTCCGTGCCCGGCTTCCGGGAGAAGGTGGAGGCCCTCCTGGGCGGGGTGGCCCTGGACGCCTACGGCACCAGCGAGCTCGGCATCGTGGCCGGGGAGACCATGGCCAAGGACGGGCTTTGGGAGATCCCGGAGATGGCCATCCTGGAGGTGCTGGACCCCGAGACCCTGAAGCCCGTGGCCGACGGGGAAAAGGGGGAGCTGGTGGTCACCGCCCTAAGCCGCACCCTCATGCCCATGCTCCGCTTCCGCACCGGCGATCTGGCCATCGCGGAGAGGCGGGAGGGCCTCACGGTCCTCCCCCGGGGGGTCTTCGGGCGCACGGACGCCATGGTGAAGGTGAAGGGGGTGAAGCTCTACCCCACGGAGCTCTCCCCCATCCTGGCGGGGTTCGGGCTGGACCCCAAGGGCTTCCAGGTGGTGCTGGAGAGGAAGCTCGAGGGCACGGACAAGCTGGTGCTCCGGCTTAAAGGGGAAAAAGTGCCCCCCGGCCTCATGGAGGCCATCCAGAAGGCCACGGGCCTCCGGGTGGACGAGGTGGAGCTCGTGGGCGAGATCGCGGGGCCCTTGGTGGAGGACCGGCGGTTTTAA
- a CDS encoding pyridoxal phosphate-dependent aminotransferase has translation MRAFKPHLRGLAPYPYASLEAPVKLDQNESPFDLPPPLKEEALKRMARLPWNRYPEIHAEGLRKRLSALLGWPEEGVVLAPGSNLLILALALAAEEVLDLSPSFPHYAHAARAAGTPYRAVPLLEGFGLPLEALLEAFTGGVFFLPNPHAPTGALFPEEALKALAERAEEVGGLLVVDEAYREFSGTDFRALLGASPHVAFLRTFSKAFSLGGIRAGYLLAHPEVAQAVREVLPPFVLPAHTGAVLEVVLENPGYAEEVAAYVRAERERVYRRLLEHPTWRPYPSHTNFLLVRTPDAEEAFRHLLRQGVLVRRQDRYPMLQGCLRVTVGLREEMEAFLRAAFEVAYA, from the coding sequence ATGAGGGCCTTTAAACCCCACCTCCGGGGCCTCGCCCCCTACCCCTACGCCTCCTTAGAGGCCCCCGTCAAGCTGGACCAGAACGAAAGCCCCTTTGACCTCCCCCCACCCCTTAAGGAGGAGGCCTTAAAGCGCATGGCCCGCCTCCCCTGGAACCGGTACCCGGAGATCCACGCGGAAGGCCTGAGGAAGAGGCTTTCCGCCCTTCTGGGCTGGCCCGAGGAGGGGGTGGTCCTGGCCCCGGGGTCCAACCTCCTCATCCTGGCCCTAGCCCTGGCCGCGGAGGAGGTCCTGGACCTGAGCCCCTCCTTCCCCCACTACGCCCACGCCGCCCGGGCCGCGGGCACCCCCTACCGGGCGGTGCCCCTCCTGGAGGGGTTTGGGCTTCCCTTGGAGGCCCTCCTGGAGGCCTTCACCGGCGGGGTCTTTTTCCTCCCCAACCCCCACGCCCCCACGGGGGCCCTCTTTCCGGAGGAGGCCCTAAAGGCCCTGGCGGAGCGGGCCGAGGAGGTGGGGGGGCTTCTGGTGGTGGACGAGGCCTACCGGGAGTTTTCGGGCACGGACTTCCGGGCCCTCCTTGGGGCAAGCCCCCACGTGGCCTTCTTGCGCACCTTCTCCAAGGCCTTCTCCTTGGGGGGCATCCGGGCGGGCTACCTCCTGGCCCACCCGGAGGTGGCCCAGGCGGTGCGGGAGGTCCTGCCCCCCTTCGTCCTCCCCGCCCACACCGGGGCCGTCCTGGAGGTGGTCCTGGAGAACCCGGGCTACGCCGAGGAGGTGGCGGCCTACGTGCGCGCGGAGCGGGAAAGGGTGTACCGGAGGCTTCTGGAACACCCCACCTGGCGGCCCTACCCCAGCCACACCAACTTCCTCCTGGTGCGCACCCCCGACGCGGAGGAGGCCTTCCGCCACCTCCTCCGCCAGGGGGTTCTGGTGCGCCGGCAGGACCGCTACCCCATGCTCCAGGGGTGCCTTAGGGTCACGGTGGGCCTACGGGAGGAGATGGAGGCCTTCCTGAGGGCGGCCTTTGAGGTGGCCTATGCGTGA
- the hisH gene encoding imidazole glycerol phosphate synthase subunit HisH, whose translation MRALLIDYGSGNLRSAAKALEAAGFSVRVEADPKAFPEADLLVLPGQGHFGQVMAAFRQSGFLERVLSHLERGLPFLGICVGMQVLYQGSEEAPGVKGLGLFPGEVRRFPKGRVPQMGWNRLRFQGAFQPLSGRYFYFANSYYGPLLPEALGEGEYAGTPFAALLARENLLAPQFHPEKSGRAGLAFLELARGYFQVL comes from the coding sequence GTGAGGGCGCTTCTCATTGACTACGGCTCGGGGAACCTAAGGAGCGCGGCCAAGGCCCTGGAGGCCGCGGGCTTTTCCGTGCGGGTGGAGGCGGACCCCAAGGCCTTCCCCGAGGCCGACCTCCTGGTCCTCCCCGGGCAGGGCCACTTCGGCCAGGTCATGGCCGCCTTCCGCCAAAGCGGCTTTCTGGAAAGGGTTCTCTCCCACCTGGAAAGGGGCCTCCCTTTCCTCGGGATCTGCGTGGGCATGCAGGTCCTCTACCAGGGCTCGGAGGAGGCCCCGGGGGTGAAAGGCCTCGGGCTTTTCCCGGGGGAGGTGCGCCGCTTCCCCAAAGGCCGGGTCCCCCAGATGGGCTGGAACCGGCTCCGCTTCCAGGGGGCCTTCCAGCCCCTTTCCGGCCGCTACTTCTACTTCGCCAACTCCTACTACGGGCCCCTTCTCCCCGAGGCCCTAGGGGAAGGGGAGTACGCGGGCACCCCCTTCGCGGCCCTCCTCGCGCGGGAAAACCTCCTTGCCCCCCAGTTCCACCCGGAGAAGAGCGGGCGGGCGGGGCTTGCCTTCTTGGAGCTAGCGCGAGGCTACTTCCAGGTCCTCTAG